The Candidatus Cloacimonadota bacterium genome segment AAATATATCCATTTGTTTATGGTCGCTATTTTTTCGAAACATTACCAATACCTTTTTTCACTTATTTATGGATTCAATATGAAAAAATTCATATTTATTGAAAAGGTTTTTTTTTGATACTTTTTAGAGGGAGCTCAATCTTTTTTCCCAATAAAAGCCAGACGCCCAGCGTTCCAATCAAAGTATTTCCCAAAGCAATCCACAGACCCGACAAACCAAAAGCCCAGCCGATCTTGCCGGCAAATCCGATGAAAAGCACGGCTGAAAAATAAGCCGTTCCATAACTGAATGCTGTCATCCACGGACCGATCTTGCCGCCGCCAACTGCGAAATCATGGAAGGATTTTGTTTTTCTGGAACCTCTTATTCCAATATAAACTATCATTGCTGCATACAAAAATACTGCAATATACCTTGCTATCATATTTTTTCTCTCCTAATTATTTTTATCCTGCAATCGAATTCAATGTATCCAGAAGTTCTTTCCTCACGTCTTTCACATCTTCAAAAATGATGCGGGTTACGCAGGAAATCAGCGGAATGGAAAGATTGAATTTTGCCAGTTTGATGATCGTTTTTGCCATCGAAACACCTTCTACAACCATGCCTACCTCTTTTAATGCTTCATCACGAGAATAACCTTGAGCCAGAAGTCTACCGAATTTCCTGTTCCTACTGTTTTCTGAAATGCAGGTCGTGATAAGATCTCCCATCCCGGCAATGCTGTAAGCGGTTTTGTGATAAACACCCAGAAACTTCATCACAGTTACAAATTCGTGCACACCGTATGTCATGATCAAACCAAAAACGTTGGTTTTAAAGCCCAGTCCGTCTGCAATTCCTACTGCCATGGCAATTAATCCTTTCATGGCTGCAGCTAATTCTACACCTTTCACATCGCGGCTGAATTCAAATTTGAGTAGATCGTTATCAAGTTCACTTTGCAGATGAAAAAGTACAGCAATATCACGAGAAGCCAGAACTGCTTTAGCCGGAATTCCTTCTGCCAGTTCTCGAGCAATTGTAGGTCCGGAAAGATTGGCATATTTTGCTTTGGGAAGTTTTTCATTGATTATCTGGCCAACTGTCATCAAAGTGGAATGCTGAACACCTTTGGAAGCATTTAAAATAATGCATTCTTCTATATTGTTGTTTTTAAATTCCGTCATCAAAATATCCATTTTACTGGAAGGGATCGCTGTAATGACGATATCATCCGGCTGGATGGAACGGGAAAATTTTTCTTCCACATTTATATTTTCTGGTAATTTAATGCCGGGTAAAAATTGAGATTCATTTGATTTATTGATCATATCAGCTTCGGCTTTATTGATCGTCCAAAGATAAACCGGTCGCTTTTGAGAAAGAACAAGGGCGAGCGTTGTTCCCCAATTTCCGGAACCGATTATGATAACTTTACCGTTAATTTCTTTTTCCATTTTTTTCTCCCACTAATTCTGAACAAGTCTTAAAAGATATTTTATATCGTAAAGATTTTTTTGATTCAGTTATTTATTCATATCATTTTTGCTAATAATAACAAAAAAAACTGGAGTATAATTACTCCAGTTTTTTATTAGCTAAGTTTATTCAGCTATTTATTTAAGGAGAATCATTTTCTTGGTAGAAGTATAATTTAAAGTTTTCATTTTATAGAAATAAATTCCACTTGCTACCTTTTTATTATTCGAATCATATCCATTCCAGATAACACTATGATTTCCGGCTTCAAGATTATCTTGAAGCAATGTGGAAACCTTCTTACCTCGAATATCATAGATTTCTAAAACAATTTTTTGTTCAGCGGATAAACTAAAATTGATATTAGTTGTTGGATTAAATGGATTAGGATAATTTCCCTTTAATTCCGTTTTGATGTTGATAAGATCATCATTACCAGTTCCATTATAAACAAAATCTATTGTAACCATCGGAGATATGCCAGATGTGTAAACAGCTTCTATTCCTGCGGTGTAATTTGTTCCAGAAATTAGATCGTAAAAATACCAGTAATTTTCGGAGGTTGTTCCTACCATTACATCATCTAAATAGATATTGTAATTTTCCAGTTCACGTTCATTTCTGCTTGATCTACTAAGAGATGGTTCGTTCCATGTTAAATGAGCTGTAGTCTCGTCGATCTGCAGATTTGCAGGTGGGAGCAATTGTTCAATGATTTCTACCTGTACAGGATCTGTTGCTTCAGATTCCAAATAAGCTGCATTCATCACCTCATAAACTGTCGTAATGCTGTAAGTGTAAGATCCAGCCTGCAGATTTTCATCAATATATTCGGATTCGATTTCCGGTATTTCAGCTACCAAAATTCCATCACGATAGATGTTGTAACTATCTACAATATAATCGCCATACAGAAGGTTATCTTTTGTGCGATCGAAAGGTTGCAGATATTCAAAGAAAGCTCTTATTTTCCAATTAGCATCGATGTTATAATCTGTGCTGAGATGCTGCCAGTTATCTATTTCACCGATCAGATCAGCCTTATCATTGGCAGCGGGACCTTCATCATAAGCCAAAGGTGCAGAAGTATAATTGGAACATTCAATTCCAATGATAAATTGAGAACTGGACTGCATATTGAAAATATCAAAAATATCCACGTAATTCCATTCTCCCGGAACTACAGAATCCAGAATTTGCTCTTCATTCAACATCCATTGACCCGGCATGAAAGGATCATTCGTCCAGATTTTTACAGTATAATCAGCATCTTCCAACGGATAAAAACCGATCAATGCTATTTGATGACTATTAAAATCGATCAAATCCCACTCATCGTATTTAACTGCTGCCAGAAAAGTATCACCATTATCACCAAAAGCTCCGCCAATAGAAATATCATCCCAACTGAACCAGTCGCCGGTATCTACGGGTCTATCCCAGGCGAGATGAACATTCTGATTTTCCACATCGGCACAAAGATTTGCAGCCGGAGGCATCACATCCTCTCCGATCACAATATACACGGAAGAAGAATTTATCGATTCACCTTGTTGATAAACTGCTTTTATATTATAGCCAAATTCTTCTCCTATTTGAACGTTTGTATCAATGTATTGAGTTTCGGTAATAGGAGTGGGATTTTGCAATTCATCCCAGCGATAAACATTGTAACCAACCAGATCAGCTCCCGCCGGCAATTGTGGTTCTGACCAGTAGAGTTCAGCATGATCATCGACAGGTAATCCATAGGCATTTTCCGGCGGGAAAAGCACCAAAACTTCAGCTGGATCGGATAAAGCCGATACTCCTTCATCAAACACACTTTGAACTGTGTATTGATATGTTTCGATGTTGGTGAGGTCAAAATCTTCGTACATGTTGGGAAATCCGCTGATGATTTGAGAATTTAACTGAATTCCATCCCGAAAAATATTAAATCCCAGCAGATCGCGAGATTCAAAAGGATCAGACCAACTGATTCTGATATGCAGTTCAGGCTCCAGCAGCAAAGAGGCAAAGGTTATTTCTGGTGGATTCAAATAGCCTACTTCTACGGTCACACTATCGGTAAGAGCAGATTCGCCATCGGGGTAAACCGTGCTTGACTGATAGGAATAAATTCCCTGAGCTAAACCAGAATCAAGATAGGAACAAACTGGCAAAGGTGTAGAATTAACCAGTGAATTATTTCTATACAGATTGTATCCTAAAACGACAGGATTATTGCAATGAGTTCCCAGTCTGATCATAGCATCCTTGGCATCTGTGCCGTTGAACGGCTGCCAGTTGTTACCATCATCAAACGTAACAAAAGACATTCCATCAGGATCGCTGGTATCGCAACCCAAATCAAAATAATCTGCCGAAATGTCATCCTGACACCATTCCAGACAGGCATATACAACTTGACCATTATTCAAGAGAGCATTAACAGGAACATCAATCCAGACAGGATCACTGGCCGGATCGTTGGGAAGATTTACAATTTCTACTGGTCCTGCAATAATATTATTCAGGTCTGGTTGTCCAATGTTATCACCAACCAGATAGCATTTCATTACTGCATCATCAGCGGCAGGAATGCTGGTCCCAAAATCAATGAAATATGAGAGGTATTTAAGATTGAGTGGTTGATCAGGAATAAATCTGCTGGCCACGATTTGTGAAGTTGTTGTAGATTGAAAATTCAGGAATTCTTCGGCAACACTGTCATCATAACAAAATTCTACTGTTGGATCATCTTCACACTGCGGCCAATTCAGCTCCACTTCATCCAGGCTTATAACATTTGCATTCAAAAAAGAAGGAGCAGGATTATCGATGATGGGATTGAGGAAAAATGAAAATTCCAGATCATCACCATTTGATAATACGATCAATTCACTTGCCGGTTGAAATCCCGGAGCAGTTACCATCAGTTCATAATTTCCCGGTCCTACATCATCAAAATCGAAGCCGTAATCACTGCTGCCAAATCCGCCTTCATTGCTTGTGATCTGTCCGATTCCATCTATTTGAACCACAGCATCTGTAATTGCAGACATATCATCACTATTTATCACATGCCCATAAACACCGGCAGAAGGCAAGGCAGAGCCATCATTGATCAAAATGTTATCCAGCCACCACCAATCGATGCTGAAAGCATCTGCACCATAAGCTCTGAAACGAACTTGAAAAACTTGTCCCGCTACCAAATTTGTAATGTCAAAACTTTCCTGTATCCAATCAAATCCGCTGTTACTATTATCATAATTGGCTATTTCAATCCAATTTGTACAATCAAATACTTCTACGGCAAAATGTTCTAAACCAGTTACGTCATAATGTTGTGCAAATAATTCATAATCAAGTGTTATTGTAGAACTATTTGTAGCATCAATTTGCGGGCTGACCAAAGCATAAGAATAATCCAGTTGATCGCCAAAACCAAATTCGGCGATATTGAAATAATCATTGCTCAAAACACCAATCGCCCAGTTACCCTGTTCAGGATCGAAAGTCCAGTTATTAGCGGCAAAATCTCCGCTTATCCAGTTTTCGATAAAAGGCATCGTTACTGCTGGTACGCTGCCATCCGAAACATGTATATTATCGATGTTCCAGAACATGAAATCGAATGAGTTAATTCCGGTTGTTCTAAAACCAATTTGAAAGTTTGTGCCAGCTGCATATTGAGATATATCAAATTCATCATGCTGCCAATCACCAACTGCCGGAATGGCAGAATCATAAGTTACCAGGCTTGTCCAATCTCCACCAACCGGCCGAACTTCGATACTCATCTGATTTGTTCCAGCCATCATGAACATGGATTTGATGTCATAATCCAGCATAACCTGCGTCAGTTGAGAAGCATCAAATTCCTGACTGATCAGTACATATTCATAATTCATCAAAGGTGGATTTGCACCGAATCGGGCACTGCTGCCAGGATTTCCCATGCTGGGATAAATTGTCCAGTTTCCAGGATCGTTGTTCTGGAAGGTCCAGTTATTTGTCGTGAAATCTCCCGATTCCCAATCTTCCATAAAATTGAGACCACTCAAAAAACTAATTGAGCAGATTAATATACTCATTAAAATTAAATTTCTAAAGTTCATTTCTTCTCCTTATTTTGGGAAGATGCACCTGAAAACAGATGCATCTTCCTGATTGATTTTATTTTAAAAGCACCATTTTGCGGCTGTATGTTTGATGGTCGAATTTAATTCGATAGAAATAAGTTCCGGATGAAACTGCTTTTCCATATTCGTCGGTACCATTCCATAAAATCTGATGATTGCCAGTGTTAAGTTCAGAATGCAGTAAGCTGGTTACTTTCTGACCTTTTAAATTAAAGATATCCACATCTACTTTTCCGGCTGTCGGAAGTGAAAACTCAATTCTGGTTTCCGGATTGAAAGGATTGGGATAATTATTATGTTCTATCTGTTGATGAGAAACGATCTGAGAATGATCAATTCCTGTTGCAGAATACTGACAACTATACAGTCCTCCATTATTAGAGCTTAACCATAAAGTTCCCATCCCATCAGTACCAATTGCTGTTACAAGATTGGAAACCAAGCAGGAATTTTCCATATCGATAACTTCTGTTTCATCGCCATCCCACATTATTACACCGTTTCCGTTTGTTCCTATCCAGAATCTGCCATATTCATCTTCAGTCATTTTTGTGATGGCAATTTCACCTATTTGGGAATTATGAGAAATCCACTCTTCATTTTCAAAGCTGAACAAGCCAACTTCGCTGCCTGCCCAGATCGTGTTGTTGCTGTCTAAGAATAAACTGGTCAGTAGTCCTGTTGTTAAGTTGCTGTTATTGGGCAAAAAGCTTTCCCATTGCAGATTGTTTATATCTGAAACATCAACTCGAAAAACGCCGGCTCCGGTAGAAATCCAGAGAAGTGAAGTTCCCGGAACGAACATAACATCTGTAATCCAGCTGCTGTATAAGGGAGAATTATCATGTGTGTATTCTGTCCAGCTGAATCCATCATACATTGCCAGGCCGTTCAAACTACCCGCCCAAATGTTTCCGTTCAAATCTACATCTACACATTGAGCAGAAAGAAATGGATAGCCGGAGGTATAGGTATTGTGAATTGTCCAACTGCCGTTTTCTTTAATGGCAACGCCGCCGTACATATTGTAAATGGAACAGGCTTGATCATTATCCACACCAGTTGCCACATAGATATTGCCATTTGATTTTGGTTTTATATCGTTCACCAGGTAGGTTTGGAATGTGTCGTATCCCCAGCTGTCCCAGGAACCATAAGTATTGCTGATGAGAGCATTTTCGGCTGGATTTGTACCACCAAATGGATACCAGCCGGTGCCGAAATACATTTCTCCTTGATCGGTGGCAGCAATATCCCAGAAACTATTATAAGTAATAGGACAATCATCGTCACTGTATTCATATTCCACAAAACTGCCGTTTTGTAAATAGTAAAGTCCACCAGAATATTTAGAAACCCAAACTTCGTTTTCGGAAGTCGTGAATATTTTCTGTATAAAACAACCATAAAATTCATCGGAATAAACTTCCCAACTGCCTTCCGAAAAACAACCAACAGCATTGATGTAGGAGCTAACCCAGATTTTATCATCGCTGGTAACCGAAACAAACCAGTAAAAATCCAGAGGGGAAGGAGCTTGATAAAATACAAAACTGTTACCATCATATTTATACAAGCCATAACTTCCTGTATCGCAGGCTACGTTTCCACCCAAACCAAACCAGAGATTTCCCTGACTGTCTTCGGCGATGTTCATTACATCCCATTCCTCGTTTTCTGTATATCCGGCAGGAGGTGGACAGATTTCATCATCGAACATTTCCCAGCCGGCAGAATCCAATTTACAAATTCCTCCACCTGTACTGGTGTAAAGTTGTTCGTCGTAATCCGGTCCTACAGCAGCCCAGATAATTCCGTTGGAATCTTTCAGCAGAGACATAACAGAGTTTGCATTCAAAGCAGAATTGGATTTATTATAATGCTGCCATTGGTTTGTATCGGGATCAAAACTGGAAATACCACCCATTTCATCTGAGCGATATCCATAAGAAATCCAGACAAGACCATTATCATCAAATTCTATATCGGAAATCAAATGACCGCGGATTTCTGAATTTGCCATGTTGTAGTTTGTGGTTGTTCCATCTGGATGCATAACTGTGATACCACCACAATTTTCTCCACCAAAAAACAAATCGTGAACATGACCGAACCAGATATTTCCCTGATCATCTTCACTGATACAATTGATGTAGTTTGTGTCGATTGGATAATTTGTTGAATTCAAAGTAACATTTTCTCCGGTTACTTTATCGATAGATAACATACTAAGCGGACTGCCAAATAGAAGTGTGTCATCACTTTCGTGCATGCACAACATATTATAAGGATAAGTATAACCAGCCCAGTTACTAACCTGTGACCACAACAGTAATGAAGTCATCACCATTACAAATAAAACTACTAATTTCCTACACATTTTTCCTCCTTGTTTTTTGCAAAAATGTTTTCTATTTTTTTTATCAACAGCTCAAAATTGAGCGGTTTATCGAAGAAATGAGCATTATTTTCTTTTACAATCTGGATCATTTCTTCATTGGGAATGCCGGAATAAACGATGATATCAGCATCGGATTTCTGCTGACGAATTTGATGCATCACTTCCAAACCATTCAGGGAAGGCATCAGATAATCCGTTACAACAACAGCAATAATCTGAGGATCGTAGGCTGCTACTGCTTCTTTCGGATCATTGAACTTCCGGGTGGGAAATCCGTTCATTTCCAAAGCCTTGCCAACAATATTCAAAGTGAATCTGTTATCATCAATTAACATTACATGCTTATTTTTCATTTTCATTATCTCCTTTCCAAAACACACCAGAATTATCAGCATACCTTGTGCCAAACAAAAATCAAACCGCACAAAATCTTATATTGCAGGAAGTTAGGAGTTTTATGTTGGATAATTTGGTATCCGTTCAGAATTGACAGATAATGCGTTTTGAATCATTCGAAATGAATTATTGCTTCATTATGAATAAAAAAAAACGTTCATTCCGAGCAAGAATGAACGTTTTATAAAAAGGCTGAAAATAATTTTACATTTCGTTTATTATACGGCGGATTTTATTTACCGAGATTCCCAGATAAGCTGCTGTTTTAGTTTTATTGTTATCAAATTTCTGCAAAATTCTTCTTACAAATTTTTCCTGAAAATCATAGAAATCCAGAGAATCCTCTGGTAATGAAATACTGAATGTTGAAGGATTGTTTTTGAGTTTTTCCTGTTCATTCAGAAAGTCAAAATGTTCAGGAAATAGTTCTATATTTTCATATAAAAAACTAACTCTCTGCATAGCATTTTTTAGTTGTCGAACATTTCCTGGCCAATGATATTTTAAAAGAAATGTTTCCGTTTCTTTATTCAATATTTTTTGCTTTTTGTTTTGTTCTGTGGCACTTTGTTCCAAAAACATTTTTGTTAATGGTAAAATATCATCTTTTCTTTTTCTCAATGAAGGCACAATTACATTTGTAGTATTGATGCGATAAAAAAGATCGCTGCGAAATTTACCAT includes the following:
- a CDS encoding NAD(P)H-dependent glycerol-3-phosphate dehydrogenase, translating into MEKEINGKVIIIGSGNWGTTLALVLSQKRPVYLWTINKAEADMINKSNESQFLPGIKLPENINVEEKFSRSIQPDDIVITAIPSSKMDILMTEFKNNNIEECIILNASKGVQHSTLMTVGQIINEKLPKAKYANLSGPTIARELAEGIPAKAVLASRDIAVLFHLQSELDNDLLKFEFSRDVKGVELAAAMKGLIAMAVGIADGLGFKTNVFGLIMTYGVHEFVTVMKFLGVYHKTAYSIAGMGDLITTCISENSRNRKFGRLLAQGYSRDEALKEVGMVVEGVSMAKTIIKLAKFNLSIPLISCVTRIIFEDVKDVRKELLDTLNSIAG
- a CDS encoding T9SS type A sorting domain-containing protein — its product is MNFRNLILMSILICSISFLSGLNFMEDWESGDFTTNNWTFQNNDPGNWTIYPSMGNPGSSARFGANPPLMNYEYVLISQEFDASQLTQVMLDYDIKSMFMMAGTNQMSIEVRPVGGDWTSLVTYDSAIPAVGDWQHDEFDISQYAAGTNFQIGFRTTGINSFDFMFWNIDNIHVSDGSVPAVTMPFIENWISGDFAANNWTFDPEQGNWAIGVLSNDYFNIAEFGFGDQLDYSYALVSPQIDATNSSTITLDYELFAQHYDVTGLEHFAVEVFDCTNWIEIANYDNSNSGFDWIQESFDITNLVAGQVFQVRFRAYGADAFSIDWWWLDNILINDGSALPSAGVYGHVINSDDMSAITDAVVQIDGIGQITSNEGGFGSSDYGFDFDDVGPGNYELMVTAPGFQPASELIVLSNGDDLEFSFFLNPIIDNPAPSFLNANVISLDEVELNWPQCEDDPTVEFCYDDSVAEEFLNFQSTTTSQIVASRFIPDQPLNLKYLSYFIDFGTSIPAADDAVMKCYLVGDNIGQPDLNNIIAGPVEIVNLPNDPASDPVWIDVPVNALLNNGQVVYACLEWCQDDISADYFDLGCDTSDPDGMSFVTFDDGNNWQPFNGTDAKDAMIRLGTHCNNPVVLGYNLYRNNSLVNSTPLPVCSYLDSGLAQGIYSYQSSTVYPDGESALTDSVTVEVGYLNPPEITFASLLLEPELHIRISWSDPFESRDLLGFNIFRDGIQLNSQIISGFPNMYEDFDLTNIETYQYTVQSVFDEGVSALSDPAEVLVLFPPENAYGLPVDDHAELYWSEPQLPAGADLVGYNVYRWDELQNPTPITETQYIDTNVQIGEEFGYNIKAVYQQGESINSSSVYIVIGEDVMPPAANLCADVENQNVHLAWDRPVDTGDWFSWDDISIGGAFGDNGDTFLAAVKYDEWDLIDFNSHQIALIGFYPLEDADYTVKIWTNDPFMPGQWMLNEEQILDSVVPGEWNYVDIFDIFNMQSSSQFIIGIECSNYTSAPLAYDEGPAANDKADLIGEIDNWQHLSTDYNIDANWKIRAFFEYLQPFDRTKDNLLYGDYIVDSYNIYRDGILVAEIPEIESEYIDENLQAGSYTYSITTVYEVMNAAYLESEATDPVQVEIIEQLLPPANLQIDETTAHLTWNEPSLSRSSRNERELENYNIYLDDVMVGTTSENYWYFYDLISGTNYTAGIEAVYTSGISPMVTIDFVYNGTGNDDLINIKTELKGNYPNPFNPTTNINFSLSAEQKIVLEIYDIRGKKVSTLLQDNLEAGNHSVIWNGYDSNNKKVASGIYFYKMKTLNYTSTKKMILLK
- a CDS encoding T9SS type A sorting domain-containing protein gives rise to the protein MCRKLVVLFVMVMTSLLLWSQVSNWAGYTYPYNMLCMHESDDTLLFGSPLSMLSIDKVTGENVTLNSTNYPIDTNYINCISEDDQGNIWFGHVHDLFFGGENCGGITVMHPDGTTTNYNMANSEIRGHLISDIEFDDNGLVWISYGYRSDEMGGISSFDPDTNQWQHYNKSNSALNANSVMSLLKDSNGIIWAAVGPDYDEQLYTSTGGGICKLDSAGWEMFDDEICPPPAGYTENEEWDVMNIAEDSQGNLWFGLGGNVACDTGSYGLYKYDGNSFVFYQAPSPLDFYWFVSVTSDDKIWVSSYINAVGCFSEGSWEVYSDEFYGCFIQKIFTTSENEVWVSKYSGGLYYLQNGSFVEYEYSDDDCPITYNSFWDIAATDQGEMYFGTGWYPFGGTNPAENALISNTYGSWDSWGYDTFQTYLVNDIKPKSNGNIYVATGVDNDQACSIYNMYGGVAIKENGSWTIHNTYTSGYPFLSAQCVDVDLNGNIWAGSLNGLAMYDGFSWTEYTHDNSPLYSSWITDVMFVPGTSLLWISTGAGVFRVDVSDINNLQWESFLPNNSNLTTGLLTSLFLDSNNTIWAGSEVGLFSFENEEWISHNSQIGEIAITKMTEDEYGRFWIGTNGNGVIMWDGDETEVIDMENSCLVSNLVTAIGTDGMGTLWLSSNNGGLYSCQYSATGIDHSQIVSHQQIEHNNYPNPFNPETRIEFSLPTAGKVDVDIFNLKGQKVTSLLHSELNTGNHQILWNGTDEYGKAVSSGTYFYRIKFDHQTYSRKMVLLK
- a CDS encoding response regulator; this encodes MKNKHVMLIDDNRFTLNIVGKALEMNGFPTRKFNDPKEAVAAYDPQIIAVVVTDYLMPSLNGLEVMHQIRQQKSDADIIVYSGIPNEEMIQIVKENNAHFFDKPLNFELLIKKIENIFAKNKEEKCVGN